A genomic segment from Malaclemys terrapin pileata isolate rMalTer1 chromosome 1, rMalTer1.hap1, whole genome shotgun sequence encodes:
- the REP15 gene encoding rab15 effector protein has product MGQKLSQEPNEKNKADILIINEVFSQGVVHASQKLKEYLGFEDSQSKFRPALDTLNEIFLVNFISFCIEKGVEERITTSKMMKQQSLLLGIDWIWTLSGADKQINLQIAVQSLQMAELLHDETGPSKEATLADQPFKNKSRFEKLQEFCTLVGQDCLGLFIMFGVPGKPKDIRGVMLDSINKEKRKNHLSGENALRQFVLNTDSFLSTKEMLENCLCKKNGLKEVGKVYINFL; this is encoded by the coding sequence ATGGGCCAGAAATTATCACAGGAACCTAACGAGAAGAACAAGGCTGACATTCTCATTATAAACGAGGTGTTCAGCCAAGGAGTGGTCCATGCATCTCAAAAGCTGAAAGAATACCTTGGATTTGAAGATTCTCAGAGCAAATTCCGCCCAGCCCTGGATACTTTAAATGAGATCTTTTTGGTGAACTTCATCAGTTTCTGTATTGAAAAAGGAGTGGAGGAGCGTATCACGACCAGCAAGATGATGAAGCAACAGTCTTTGCTGCTTGGGATCGACTGGATCTGGACTTTATCAGGAGCCGACAAACAAATCAATCTTCAGATCGCCGTGCAGTCTTTGCAGATGGCTGAGCTCCTCCATGATGAAACTGGGCCCAGCAAGGAAGCCACGTTAGCAGACCAGCCTTTCAAAAACAAAAGCAGGTTTGAGAAGCTTCAAGAGTTCTGCACGCTGGTGGGACAAGACTGCCTGGGCCTCTTTATAATGTTTGGAGTGCCAGGGAAGCCTAAGGACATCAGAGGAGTCATGCTAGACAGCATCAACAAGGAGAAACGAAAAAATCACCTGTCAGGCGAGAATGCTCTAAGGCAGTTCGTCTTGAACACTGACAGCTTCCTCTCCACTAAAGAAATGCTTGAAAACTGCCTCTGTAAGAAAAATGGGCTCAAGGAGGTGGGCAAGGTGTACATTAACTTTCTTTAA